DNA sequence from the Cercospora beticola chromosome 8, complete sequence genome:
TTGGGTAGGCGTTCTTTGCATGAACAACACAGATATGAGTGTCCAACCAGGATCACTTGGCTCAACCGGCCCGAAGGTTGTTTCTATTCTTCCGGTTTACTTTCCAGGATTCTTATCGACGCTTAGCAGTCGAATGTGATGTGATCGTGGGTTGTCCTCGCAGACTTGACACACAGCGATGAGACTTGTGGAATATAAAGATAAATCCGTCGTGAACGATCCAGCGCGCTCTCATTAAAGCGATGTAGAAATTCGGAAGGCGAGTTCGGTAAAACACCTTCAGCCAAGTGAAGTCAGGCTAACAAGCTCTCCGTGTAGGTAGTGTCGCTTGTCTACCAGCTGACGATGCTCAATATCCGTTTGCATCTTCtttctcgtcttcctcttcgtcttGGTCATTATCTTCCTCCCCATCTCtaccgtcttcatcgtcgtttTCGTCATCGTATTCGCTCTGCTCATCTTCTCTTATCAGGTCACGCGCATCGGCAAGGGTAGCAGGAGTTGGAAGTGGAGCCCGGAAAGCTTGTTTATCGTTGCTCGGGTCGTGAGCATCGGAAGAAGAATCATGTTGCCCATCCTCGCTGGTGAACTTGGCGGTACTCTCGTCGGAGTCTGCTCGCAACTGGGTCGATAATGATAGAAAGGGATCTGAGGTTTGGGGAAAGTACTCGTCGCCACTTTGAGGCAAGGCTGCGAGAGAAGGGGCAGGATGTGCGCCTCCCTGGACGGGTCCGTCAATAGGTTCACTTTGCTTTTGACGCCGTTCGTAGCCTCGTGTGCCGAAAGGAAGCTCGTAGTCATTACTGCAATCAGGATCGTTGCAGAAGCGTAGGCAAATGCTCATAATCATGCCTCCGGTCGTGGCAGGACGACGTGTGCTATCTTTCTGGGGCAACCACCCTTATCATCCTCGCCCAGTCTTGCTCGCGTGATCGCTATAGCTGAACAAAGTCAGAACGATCGTCGGTGAGGGCAGACGTAGAGGCTGGGTGAAGGTTGTGGTAGACTTCCATCGTACTTCTTTACTGAAGATGCTTGGATATGGCTTCAGAAGTCTCTGTTGCCAATGGTCAGAGCTGCTGCGAGGTAATCTTGCTGTGCTGCAGAGCTGTACCGTCGACTCCGGTTATAAGCTCGTTAATGCGCGGGATCACGGCATTCTTCACATCGTATTGGTCAATGACCGCAGCCAAGCCCATGAGCTGGGAGGGGGTGAGAAGTGAGGGTAAGTAGTGTGGTTCATCATGTAGAAGTGCAAACATGTGCAGCAGTGCTTCGCCGTCGTGTTCTTGACGCAGGTTGAGGTTGAACAGATCGTTGCCGTCCTTGCATATTCTAGCGAAGTCAATGTCTTCGGCGAACGAGCCCACTGCAAGTGTCAGCTGCCTTTGGCCCGTAGATGGAATGAGGCAGGCTAATTGCTGTGAAGGCTATTAAACGGCGCGCTGCTCTGACAAAGCACTTTGCTGCGCACGCGTAAGATATGGATTGCCTTGGCCTGCATTTCGACGTCGCCGTCGGAGGCAATGAGCACTTGGATCGGTGCGGGCGCTGCCATGCTGTGGTCGCTGTAGATGAAGTGAAATGTACGTGGCGCTCGCTGCGAAGGAGAGTTGTGATGTGTGGTTGACGAATGAAGACGACGCGCAGTGGACAAGACGCCAATGCTGCAAGGCGGCAAACGGAGGTGAATGCGGCAATGCAACGGTTCCGCGGCACGTACTTTGCCTTCACTTTGAAGTGGAAGCGAGCGACGCACAGACCACCAGTCCACTGTCGACCGCCTTCACACTCGTCCTTCTGCGCTCAGGTGCACTACTCGATCACTCCCTCTGCCTCGTCACCATTCCTTGTCAGCTCCACGATTCGCACGACCTCTGCTGCCGCAAAACTACACGAAGTCTTTCTAACAACAGAAGGACGGCTACCGAAGTCCGCGTGAACGCTGAGTTTACAGAGATTGCTCACTGCCGTACGCAACGCTCGACTGCCACACCACCACTTTCTACACTCATCGCCAACGGCAGCCACGAACGCTAGGGAACGCGACGGGACTCTGGTTTTGGCATTGCTTGGACTGATCAGGCCGTCGACGGCGTCAATCTGCGTTGCGCTGTCACTTCCCAATCCTATACCGATCGTCGGTAGCCGCGAAGATGGTCGCTACTTATTTGCAGAACATATCCGGCGATAATGCCTATACCCGTCTTTAAGACTTATTAGCTAggctaatctatataaataTCGAAGTATAGAATTATAACGTCGACCGATTAAGCtagctagctctatactCCGGCGCTACGAcaaatatatctaatatagaataggAGCTAGACGTCGCCTTATAATAGaaatacttatatagtaaagaacgAGATAagctcgatatatatagagaagaaatTAGACAATTAgctaattagatagagcgAATAGGATCTATTATAAGGAAGTaaatagctattaagaactagGCGAAGATATAGaaatctattatataaacgagagttatatattagaagatTATCGAAACTATAAAAGCTTAGTATATTTTTAAGGAAGACGACCTAGATAATAGGTctcttagtaatatatacgtatacgatatcttctctctatatataaacgACTTAGAGATAGCTAAGACTATTATAGAATCGGAAgaactattatagctagtagtagagttataGCTTAAAGCTTAAGatcttaatatattactattaaaagCAAAGTAGAATATCGAGGaagtaaataataatatatataattaggactatatatttataaagaATTTATATTAGAGGAACGTCTATAACTAGTAATTAAAATAATTAACtagaatattataataattaagtagagtagtatagatagcgcTACTAAGTTATAAATTTATTTACtatttaagctatagatatatagcgtACTTAGAGATACTTAAGGatttattagtatagtatatatctaagtactaataaagAAAAGCGAATTTTCGCCTAAATAATCGGctatactctttatagtatataaggtcttaatctataatatatatataataatctataatattctaagATACgattatctactatattactttctactaaATCGGAGCTTAGAGTTCCTCTTTAGGCTAGAATATAGAAACTTAAGTAAGATCGAAGGACTTATATTTACTCTATAAGACTTTACTAGTAAAGAATTTTTAgattctatactactacttataatattaagctaGTTATCGAGTATATATCGTACgcgtactatattctataagaaaATTTAGCTATTAGCTATAGCTTCTAAGTCGTTAGtaatctactataataacgactataaacttattatagatctctatatagtaatagtactaaatagtaatatagtagtagtatatagtcgataCGATAATAAGATATAGGTAcctattaatactatattattaaggcTTATatttaagaaagaagaacgagaaactattaaatataagaaatattagaagtttagtaatactaataaggcgATAGGCTTCTTTTAAGAGTACTTCTTTTAGGAGGTAAATAGATTAGTAAAAGGCTTCTTATAGCgattagaatagtagaaagtagacgagtagtagagtatagagatagtaaagaaatagagatagatttctatcgatattaatttagtataatatagacgTATATAGTTCGTATTTTAAGAAGGAGTATATAACTAGCggtttatttatagtacaaATATCGAAAAGCTAGCAGCTTGCGTAAACGTCGATAACTTAACTCTTTAGTAGCTATTCCTAGTATGTCCTAATCGCCGACAACTGTCGTTAACGGCAACATCTAAACTTCGCAGTTGTCGTAGAGCTTTCGAAATAGGCGACATTTTTCCCTATCGTCGATAGCCTAGAAGCTAGGTAGTTAGTGCTATTTATTCCTAATCGTCGATAACCCGCAAGCTAGGTAGTCGCTGCGCATTCCTAATCGTCGATAACCTACAAGTTAAGTAGTCGGTGCTCATTCCTAATCGTCGATAACCGAGAAGCTGGTGGTCGGTGCTGCCTACTCCTGTTCGTCGATAACTGCCTGTTCGTCGATGACTGCCTGATCATCGATGACTGCCTGATCATCGATAACTGCCTGTTCGTCGTTAACTGCCTGTTCGTCGATAACTGCCTGATCGTCGATGATTGCCTGATCGTCGATAACTGCCTGTTCGTCGATGACTGCCTGTTCGTCGACAACTGCCTGATCGTCGATAACTGCCTGATCGTCGATGACCGAGAATCCGCAGAAGTCAACACCAACCTCTCCTGATCGTCGATGTCTTTCCTGGACGTCGATGTCTTTCCTAATCGTCGCTGTCTTTCCTGATCGTCGGTATCTGTCTTGACCGTAGATAATTCTGTTGATTACAGTTGGCATTGCCTAGTCTTCGACAATGCAGATCGCGAGAAGTCAACGCTGTCGCCTCCTGATCCTCGATAATGGTTTCTGGGCCCTTATAGTCTATGCAATATCTGGTAGCCCTCCTGATCGTCGGTAGCTTCTCGAATTCGCCTTGCTAATCGTCGATAATTCGGATCTCAGGTAGTTAAATCACCCTTCATGATACCGTCGGCCCAGATGCAGAGTGTTTCACGCTTCTTAGTGAGTTGTTCATTGTTCATTGTCGGTGTACACTTATGCGATAAAGCCATCTAGAATAAAAATTGAATTCGCTGTCAAACGTGCTTGGACGTACGAATTTGTAAATTCGTGATCTATCAAAGTGCTGCTGCTAATAGCTCAAGGTCCGACCTTCACAGCTGTGAACGGCAATGAAGATGCAACGGTCTGCCAGTGGAACGAGCTGGCTCCGTCCGCCGTCCATGTCGGAAACATGCCGCATTGAGTACCATCCAACCTCGCATTTTCTGCTCGCATTCGTAGATGTGCCCTTGCGACCCTCCACTCAGACATTAGGTGGCAAGGCGGGCATGTCTTTCCAGCTCACATTCGCCCCACCTGGGGTGTCCTTGAGCTTCGTCTGCCTCAATTCCTCGCATACCATCAGACAGCCGTCGAAGAGTGGTTGACTGTTGTCACGAGCAACGACGAATGTGTAGATGGCTTCGCAAAGAGCAACAAATTTTCTCTCCGCATGAGCTCGCCAGATGCGTTCAGTCTGTGGTGCATTATCTCGGTACAGATATGTGAGCGGAACGACTTTGAAGTCGGGAAAGATGGCAGTCAATATCGGTCCTGGGTCCTGTAGGAGAGACTAGTGTTCGTTAGCGCGTTGTTCCACAGTAGCGGCAGCGGGGAGAATACCTCAAGGAAGACTTTCTTGCGCTGTGATGATGTGCTGGAGAGCCAGCGACTCTTGTCATCCTCGCCTTTGAGATTGGCGAGCTTCCTCACGGCTGGCAATGCTGTATGGTACGTGTTCCTCAAGATGGTGTCTTCATAGTCTTCtagcctcttcctcgtctcagCCACTGAGGCACCTGGAAACCAATTGGTAATGATCTCGTCTATCACCGAGGCATCGTTCTTGATGGTGCCGTTGGCCCGTATGCAGAGGGTTTGATACCCTTTGGCGAATTCTTCGTTCTCGTTGTTCGTCATCGGTTTCGAACGGCTGTGCTGAACGGTTGTGGCCTGGTTCGCCATGATAGCTGGTTGATTGGTCAACGCGGAAGAGTTCTTCTCGAGTTTGGGAGCGTCGATGAGCACACCTGGAAAGGTCGAGGCGGCCTTCGACAAAGAAGATGAAGTATTGCGCCGGGTTTGTCGCTTGTCGTTGAAGTCTTTGCGTTTGCTTGGTTGTAGTCAGAGCGTCGAATGTTTCAGAAGCCAGAGATGTTGGCTCAAAGAAAGAGCTGGTGCGTTCTACATTTGCTGGAAACCTCACTTGTATTGACATCACAAACAGAACTCGAGACAATCGCGCTTCCAAAAGTACTTAAAACTCGCTCACTCTTGACATCCACATTTTCGTCTACACTGGGAATCGCACGACGAACGAGAAACGCGACAACACTCACGACGAACCGAACACCGTCAAGCCCACCGGCAAGCGAACTCAGATCAACAACGAGAACATGAGCACTTGCCCTAAAAGCTCGAACACCATCAGAACCATGCCCGCCACCGCCGAAAACCCTTCCACCGATAGCGCGCGGCTTCTGAAGGAACTGGAGGAGAAAGAGTCCGAACTGACTGCCATGAAGAACGAGATTACTCGCCTGCGAGAGGCTGTGGGACGACAAAATGAGGCCATCGAGCTCTTCAAAGTCCAACAGCAAGTGTACAACTCAGACATCAGCCCCGACTCGAACCTCAAACGAACCGAGACCGTCCTACGCGAAGAGTGGCTGATGAGAGACAAAGCGGACGAGGACATCAACGAATCACTCGGAGGAGCCATGGTGATTGCATCCGTCATTGCGGTCTTGCTGTTCTGCTTGGAGACGCTTCTCCCAGAGAAACCGTCCGAAGCGAAAGATGTCAAGGTCGTGACTGCCCGCAGGTTTGCGCTGAAAGGTATCGCTCACAACGAGAAGCTTCGCGAGGTGGTCAACAGCTTCTATCGAGAACTCAATAAGTTTGGTGGCAAGCAAGTTTGCGAGCCAAATCTCGAACGGATCTCGCTGGAGTCGGTCGGATGGGAGAGCGGGCACGGGGTTCAAAAGAAGCCAGTGCCACTTGCGACAGAGAGCATTGATCCAAAGGGACTTCCTTGCATGTCAGAGATTTCTAAGTCTATGGGTGCCGtggagctgaaggagaagggaTACCGCAAGCAGGGCCGCGAGTAGGCGAGTCCCTACAGAGAGTCGGGCGGTGGATCGGAGGCAGCACACCGGTCCCGAAGGCTCGAGATACGATTGCATGCAGAGAACACGACCAGGCTGAAGATGGGCGTTTGACGAGCATGTGCTCGCCAGAAGAGATAATGCGGTGAAGTATCATAGAAAGAGAGATCCATAGCTCACTTGTAGCTCCAGGG
Encoded proteins:
- a CDS encoding uncharacterized protein (antiSMASH:Cluster_8), whose product is MIMSICLRFCNDPDCSNDYELPFGTRGYERRQKQSEPIDGPVQGGAHPAPSLAALPQSGDEYFPQTSDPFLSLSTQLRADSDESTAKFTSEDGQHDSSSDAHDPSNDKQAFRAPLPTPATLADARDLIREDEQSEYDDENDDEDGRDGEEDNDQDEEEDEKEDANGY
- a CDS encoding uncharacterized protein (antiSMASH:Cluster_8), coding for MAAPAPIQVLIASDGDVEMQAKAIHILRVRSKVLLGSFAEDIDFARICKDGNDLFNLNLRQEHDGEALLHMFALLHDEPHYLPSLLTPSQLMGLAAVIDQYDVKNAVIPRINELITGVDGTALQHSKITSQQL
- a CDS encoding uncharacterized protein (antiSMASH:Cluster_8), translating into MPTVINRIIYGQDRYRRSGKTATIRKDIDVQERHRRSGEVGVDFCGFSVIDDQAVIDDQAVVDEQAVIDEQAVIDDQAIIDDQAVIDEQAVNDEQAVIDDQAVIDDQAVIDEQAVIDEQE
- a CDS encoding uncharacterized protein (antiSMASH:Cluster_8); the protein is MANQATTVQHSRSKPMTNNENEEFAKGYQTLCIRANGTIKNDASVIDEIITNWFPGASVAETRKRLEDYEDTILRNTYHTALPAVRKLANLKGEDDKSRWLSSTSSQRKKVFLEDPGPILTAIFPDFKVVPLTYLYRDNAPQTERIWRAHAERKFVALCEAIYTFVVARDNSQPLFDGCLMVCEELRQTKLKDTPGGANVSWKDMPALPPNV
- a CDS encoding uncharacterized protein (antiSMASH:Cluster_8); the protein is MPATAENPSTDSARLLKELEEKESELTAMKNEITRLREAVGRQNEAIELFKVQQQVYNSDISPDSNLKRTETVLREEWLMRDKADEDINESLGGAMVIASVIAVLLFCLETLLPEKPSEAKDVKVVTARRFALKGIAHNEKLREVVNSFYRELNKFGGKQVCEPNLERISLESVGWESGHGVQKKPVPLATESIDPKGLPCMSEISKSMGAVELKEKGYRKQGRE